The region AGATACGAAACTTCTGGAGCAAATTTTTCAATTGGGTAATGGATTCTTCCCTAGGATGGCTTTTTACTTCCACCACGTAAGCAGTATTAATGTCACTGTTGGCATAGGCTAGAACGTCAATTTCTAGGTGTTGCCCTCCTTTGCTAGCTCTGACACTGGGACTAATGACCTCCATGCCAAAACGCTCTTGCAGAATGCGCTCCATGGAAGGCAGAGCTAAACCTTCGGTAAAACTACCAAATTTTTTTCCTAATCCCCCAATTTGTTTACCTAGTTCTTTGATTTGACGATCAGTCTCCTTCATGCGGCGATCGGTTTCTTTTTGGGACTCAATTAACTGCCCCAGTAAGGTCCAAACTTCATCGGCAGTGGTAGCCACTATTTTCCTCCTTGATGTTCAGTAACAGTCAACCAATTAAAATGCTGCAAACATTGGCATTTAGTAAACTACAGCAAATTCCGAACCAGACTGATACACATTAAGCAGTCTTAACCACTTTCATTCTGTAAGAGTTTTGCCGTGTCACTCAAATACCCGAACCGCTGTAAGTTAACTAAAAGCTAGGATTTGTTCATCTAAGTCAAAATCTCCTTTTTCTTCCCCCTTACTGGACGGCAGATAATCCAGTTGAAAGCTATTTTTTAGGCCTTCTACTAAATCATAATTGGGATGCCAATCTAAATGGTGTTGGGCTTTTTGAATATCAGCAAAAAAGTGTTGTTGGCGCAACGGGAAGGCTTTGCGTTTACCAAAGTCAAAATCCTTGGGGTCATAGTGGACTAATTTAACTCCCTGGGGGTCAAGGCCCGCCGCACTGGCACAGGCTTGGGCCAAACCATTCATGGTGACGTATCGATCGCCGGAGATGTTATAAATTTGTCCGATCGCCGCTGGGGTAACGATAGTTTTGGCCATGGCGATCGCCAAATCTTCCACATGGCCTAGTTGGGTGATGTATTGACCATTGCCGGGGATGGGAATGGCTCGACCCCGCACTAAACGGTCAAAAAACCAGGATTCGAGGGCATTGTAGTTGTGGGGGCCATAAATATAGGTGGGGCGGATAGCGGTCCAGGGAATGCCGCTCTGGGCCAGATAACGTTCCGTTTCAAATTTTCCCTTATGACGACTTTGGGGATCCACCGCATCGGTCTCCCGGTGAGGCATTTGGGAAGAGGCTTGATACACACCGGCGGAACTCATGTAAACAAATTGTTTGACCCGACCATTGTATAAATCCACCAGGGGCTGGGTGTCGCTCAACTCCCGGCCGTTGTTGTCAAAAATTACGTCAAATTCTTCTTTTTCTAGTTTTTCTCGCAACTGCTCCGGGACCCGGCGATCGCCATGGATTTGGGCCAGGCCATTGACGGGGTCAGGGCGATTTCCCCGATTAAACAGCACCACTTCATGACCTTGGGCCACCAGCACCCGGCAGAGATGGATACCGATGAAACGGGTTCCCCCCATAATTAAAATGCGCATGGTTTACTGTCTCCCTCCAAATGGCAACTGTCCTATTATCCCCTAGGCTGTGCCTCCCCGAAATTGTGGCGTTTTGTTTAGGCAGGCCGGTAAGTTTCTGGCATAGTCAACCCCAATTTGTCGGCCATGGCTTGGCCCTGGGCACTAATTACCACCGGTAGGCGATCGCCATCAAACAGTAGACTGCCCACTTTTAACCGATGTTGACTGACCTTATAAACATATTCCTCCGAACGGCGATCGATGGTGCCCGCCATAGCTTGGTAGATTTTGCTAACCCAAGGATAATTTTGCTCCGTTTGCCACTGTCGTAATAGCTTTAACCCGGCCTCAGTGGTGGGTGCCTGGCCAAGTTCCTGCACTAGAGGATAGGGTAAACTCCCTTGTACGGCCTGGGCGGTGAGAATTTCCAAACGGCCATCGGCTAAATGGTGATGGGTGTGGAAAATGCCCCCGGCTAGTTTGATCAATTTGCCGTGGTAACCCAAGAGCAAGATTTCCTGCACCCCTACCGCCGCCGCTGACACCAAAAGGGAGCCTAACCAATTGGCTGTTTTTACCATTTGGTCTAAGGGTACTCCCCACTGCCGGGCCAAATCTAAACCGTTTTCCCCCAAGCAAAATACTAAACATTGATGTTGCTGGGCCAAACTAGTCAAATGCCGCTGAAACTCCGCCAATTGATCCGGAGCACTAAGGGGTTGGGCAATGCCGCTGGTGCCTAACAAAGATAAACCTTCCACCACCCCAAAAGCTGCATTGGATGTGCGGGTAGCTAAGGTTCGGCCAAGGGGCAAAATTAAGGTAACTGCGAGATTCTGATCTTCATTAATACGGGGTTGCAAATGGTGATGTAACAGCCGTTGGGCATAGCTGTAAATGGCCGCTTGCCCTTCCCTGTCAAGCTGTTTGCCAATGCCTTCTCCCCCTTGAATAATCAATTTTCCTTCCCCTGGGGTAAACTCCACTTCCGCCCAAACAGGGGTATGGCGAGTTAAATCCAAGTTATTCCCTGGTTCACTGCGGCTGATGGCCAAAGCTCTGTGCTGGCCCAGTAAGGCTCCCTGTTCAATGGTGATTTCCGCTGTTATGGCCGGTTCCAACAGTTCCAACGCCACCACATCTGGACAGTTACCAGTGAGCAAGGTTTCCACAGCGGCGATCGCCGAGGCACAGGCAAATACGGGCAGAGTATAACCAGATTGGGCGGCAATAGACTGGGGCAAATTTTCTCACTGCTAATTAACTACAAGAAAAATAGGGCGATCGCCATGGAGCAATAGACTTAGTTAGGGTGAGCCGCAAACTCAATTTGTTGCCCATTGTTGGTCATATCTAAAAATTGTTCTAGATTTTGGCAACGACCTTCTTCCATGTAACGACGAAAAACTTTATTCAAAGCTAAATTTTCACTAAATTCTTGGTGGGCCGCCTGACGAATTGTGTTGGTTAAAGTCAAATCACCTTCGTCTAGCAAGGACAAAATAGTTAGATAAGCCTTTTCCGCCGTCTCAAAGGCATTGGCAGATTGGGTAATGGAATTGTCCCGTTTGTAGTAACGATAGAGAGGGTCGGGATGAATCGCTACTTTTTCTGTGCGACTCAATAGCTCTAAATTAAAAAGTACATCCGCCGCAAAGGGCACTTTCGTCCAACCATCTCCCAACAATTGCCGTTGAAAAACTGGAAAAAACGGAATGCGGGGACTAAGAATATCCGCCGCCGTGGCAAAGCTCAGTGCTTGCCGTTGGGGAAAGGGTTGCTTATACAACACCAATTCACTGTTATAAACCCCAGTGTTATCGATCGCCACGCCATATTTTTCCGCTAGGGGGACTAACTTTTCCAGGCGATCGGGGGCAAAGGCATCGTCCGCATCTAAGTTGGCCAGAATGTCCCCATCACAGATACTCACCGCCGTATTTCTGGCGATCGCCTCCCCACTGCCAATGCCCCCGGTAAAAATTTGCTTCAGTCTGGGGTCATTGATGCCCTGTTCCGCCAACAGTTGCAGGTAATCTACTTGGTCATCCACACCGATCGCCACCTGCCAATGGTCATAGGTCTGGGCCAACACACTGCGGAGAGTAAAAGCAATGGTGTTTTCAGCCCGATAGGCGGGGATAATGATGCTTACAAGGGGCTGATTAACCATGGTGAAAAAAGAATAAATACCCCAATTTAAGGCTGTTTGCAAAGAATACAAAGGTGTTAGTGGTCAGTAAAGTAAGACCACATTCGCCTCATATTACCGGAATCAGTATTGAATTTTATATCCAAATCATTAACCCCGGTGACACACCATCCCCTAGACTCCTGAAAATCGCCGACGTTTAGCCAAACAATTGTCGCAGGTGCCACAGGGTTTTCTGGCTTCTAAAGAGTCGGCTCCAAAAGTGGCCAAAATGGTTTGCCAACGACAGCGGGGAGTCGTCAGGTATTGGGTCATTAGGCGGTACTGATTTTTCAATTCCTCTAGGGTATTAGTTTGATTATTGTCAGTGGCAATGCGGTAGTTAAACGGATCTAACCACTCTAAATGACCCCGACGATGGAGCCACGCCAGAGCCATTTCCAAATCAGGAAAATGGGATTTCAATTCCCTTAAGTTACCCTGGGGCGGAATTTGTTTACTCAAGACCTCGGCTCGTTGTAGATATTTGCTGGCTTGACTCAAAAAATATTGGCGCAATTGGCGATCGCCAGAATCCAACCAACCAGTGGGTTCACTAATTAAAGTCAGACATTCTGACGGTTGCAAATCCCGTCCGGCCCGCCCTACTTCCTGGAGATAATCCATCAACATCAAGGGGGCTTGGTAGTGCAATACCCAACGGGTATCAGGTTTGTCGATGCCGAGACCAAAGGCGTTTGTACAAACCACCGAAGAGATTTTGCCCGTTAACCATTTTTGCTCCAACTGTCGCCGTTGGTGAGCCCCCAATCCGCCGTGGTAAGCTTCGCTGTCAAAGCCCCGTTCCTGTAACCATTGGGCTAAGTTAATGGCCATGGTGCGGGTGCGGACATAGACTAAACCAGTTTCTTGCAAATGCTTGAGCAAAAAACGCCGCAGTTGTTGCCGTCGACAATATTCACTCAGCACCGTTTTGACTTTCAGTTGCAGTTGGGGACGATGGGGGCTGACCTGAAAACATTCCGGCGATCGTAGATTTAATCCCGCTATGATCAAATCCTGTTGTTGGCGATCGGCTGTGGCAGTGAAGGCGGCCAGGGGAATCTGGCCCTTGTCTCGGCCTAATCCCCGACGCAGGGCTCCTAAACGACGGTAGGCAGGACGAAAACTATCTCCCCACTGCACTAAACAATGGGCTTCGTCGAGCATTAAACCTTGCAACTTAATCTGAGGTTGGCGGAGCAAATTCCAGACTGGCTCGCTCAGTAATGTTTCTGGGGAAAGGTAGAGAAGTTTTAATTGTTGTTGGCCTAACTGATGCAATACTTGTTTTTTCTCTGGACGACTCAGTTGGCTATGGAGACAGGCGGCGGGCAGATTTTGCCTTCGTAAACTTTGCACCTGGTCTTCCATTAGGGCCACCAAAGGCGAAATCACCAAAGTTAACCCCTTCCCCAGCAATGCCGGCAGTTGAAAACAAATGGACTTTCCGCCTCCGGTGGGCAGTACCACCAGACAATCCCGCCTGGCCAATAAACAATCAATTACTTCCCCTTGCGGATAACGAAAGTGGTCATAGCCCCAAATTCGACGGAGGGCATCTTCCAACGATTGGCGATCGGCCATGGCAGACAATGGGATTGATGATTTACTGGGAGATTGGAAAGTTGGTCAAATTTTACCTAACTCTGCCCAATCTTATTGTCCTCAGTAAACCCGAAGAATTAAGCTAAAGCTTCTTCTCCCCGACGGTACAATTCCCGAGCGTAATCCGTCCAGGTGCCTTGGCCCCAATAGCGGAAGCAACTGGTTTCCACTAACAATAAGTACAGTAGGGCATTTTGATAATCTTGCTGTTGGGTAACGCTGGGACCTTCCGCCACTAAGCGGTCAAATTTTTGGTGGAACTTGGCACTAAGCTGATTCATTGGTTCGAGCACATTTTCATAGCCCTGCACCCAACTGAGATCATTAGTCCAGGAGGCCCCATCCATGGTGAATTGATGGTCGGTGGCCTTCAAATCGGCGATCGCCGCTTCCACCAGTTCATGGCTGGGGGATTCGGGGTTAACCCGTTGCCAAATTTTGTGTTGCTGAATGGCTTGGATGGCGGGGAATTCGGACTCCTGCACCCCGGCCGCTTCCAACAGTTCCAAATATTCCGTACCATTAATGGCCACTGTGCCGGACTTGCCCCCGTTTTCTGCCATTTTGCGGGTGGCTTGTTCGTAGGCAGGGGGAAATTCGTTCATCATTACACCGCCATTTTCTCCGTCTGCGATCTGGGTCACACAAGCAGGAATTTGATGGCTACCCACGGGTTGTTTGCCTCGGCCTAAAGCCTCGTAATAGGGCTGCATTTGGGCCACCAATTTGGTGTCAGACCCCTGGGTTTTAATTAGGGCCACAATGCTGACCTCGTCTCCTTTGGAATTACGGGCCACCAAGCGATTAGGAATATATTTTTGATCACCGGAAAGCCCACTGCCATCGAGGTTTTCCACGGAATGTTCCTGCACCATTAACCAACGGTAACCACATTCTTTCAGGGCTTTAACGTATTCAAACAAGGTGTCGGGATGGTTGGGTAAATGCATTTCCGGTGGGGAAAAACCCTTTACCCTTTGTAGAGCTTCGACACCAAAAATGTCAGCAAAATGCTGTTGCCAAGCCAATATGTGTAATTTCAAATCTGGGATGGGGGTGGAAGGGACCACCGCATGGCTCCACATGGTGCCTAGCCATTCCACGTAGGGCTGATATTGGGCATCACAGGCCAACCGTTTGAGGTCATCCAAAATATCGTGGCGCCCCATTTGCTGAAACGCCCAGAGCAGGTTGCCAGAGTAGTCCAACATGATGCGGGGATTGGCACCTTCCGCCACGAGCCGGGGAATAATTTCACCTAAGCGACGGTAGCACCAGGCAAAGGGATCGGCGTTATGGTTATCCCCTTCCCCAGGATGTTCAAACATGTACTGCAGGTTAGAAATCAACGCTCCGTCTTGCCCGGCTGGGATGGTGGGTTGGTGCATATGCAAAGCACAGGCACAGGCAGACTGCAAATCTTCTAGGCGTAAATTTGTTTGGTGCAAAAACACTGGCTTATTGTCATTCACCACCGCTAAGATTTCTGCCTCTTGGCCAGCAATGGGGGGCAGGTCTAATTTTGTCCGTTCGACGATCGATACCATCCGCAGTTTCTCCTAGGGTGAGTAGATTAATGATTGTTAAGATTCAAGGTTTTTGATTGACTCAAATCTATGGCAATCCAAGGTTAATGCTAGCATTGGGGCGGTTTCAGCATTAATTACAATTGCCTTTACTAAGTCAACAAACGTTGAACTTCATCACCGCTAAATGTTATGCCTGAGCAAGAATACTTAATCAAAACCATGGATCGATCCGAGGTGGCCTTAGCGGTAGATTGGGCGGCCGCAGAAGGCTGGAATCCCGGTCACCAGGATGCCGACTGTTTTTATCAAGGCGATCGCCGGGGATTTTTACTAGGTTTATTGGCGGGGGAACCCATTGCGACCATTTCGGCGGTTAAATACAACGAGGAATTTGGTTTTTTAGGCTTTTACATCGTCAAACCGGAGTATCGAGGTCAGGGCTACGGTTGGCAAATTTGGCAAAGGGCTTTAGCTCATTTAAACGGTTGTAATATTGGCCTGGACGGAGTGCTGGCCCAGCAGGCAAATTATCAAAAATCCGGCTTTAATCTGGCTTACCGTAATATTCGTTACCAGGGCCTGGCTGGCGGCCAATCTCCCCCATCCTCCCATCTAGTGTCTTTGAATGCCATTGCCTGGGAAGATGTGTTGGCCTATGACCGTCAATGTTTTCCTGCTCCCAGGGAAGAATTTCTAAGAATGTGGTGTCATCAGCCGGGGCACCAGGCGATCGCCTATCAAGAAAATGGGATTTTGTGGGGTTATGGCGTTCTACGCCCCTGCCAGGTGGGGTACAAAATTGGCCCCCTGTTTGCTGATACTCCAGAGGTGGCCGAAGCGCTCTTTTTAGCTCTAAAAGCAATTCCTGCAGCGGAAAATACCATTTACCTCGATGTGCCGGAACCCAACCAAGCGTCGAGCGCCTTAGCGGAGAAATATGGTTTGCAGATAGTTTTTGAAACTGCTCGAATGTACACCGGGCAAGCTCCCCCCATCGCCCTAGACAAAATTTACGGAGTCACATCCTTCGAGTTAGGCTAACTTCTAATTCCGGGTAATCCGGGTAAACTGAGCGCAGTAAAACCCAAATTTTCGTAAAGGATTGTGACAAAATCCCCAAAAACTGCAAAAATTCGTGGGGAAAAGTGATCCTA is a window of Synechocystis sp. PCC 7338 DNA encoding:
- a CDS encoding glycosyltransferase family 2 protein codes for the protein MVNQPLVSIIIPAYRAENTIAFTLRSVLAQTYDHWQVAIGVDDQVDYLQLLAEQGINDPRLKQIFTGGIGSGEAIARNTAVSICDGDILANLDADDAFAPDRLEKLVPLAEKYGVAIDNTGVYNSELVLYKQPFPQRQALSFATAADILSPRIPFFPVFQRQLLGDGWTKVPFAADVLFNLELLSRTEKVAIHPDPLYRYYKRDNSITQSANAFETAEKAYLTILSLLDEGDLTLTNTIRQAAHQEFSENLALNKVFRRYMEEGRCQNLEQFLDMTNNGQQIEFAAHPN
- the cbiD gene encoding cobalt-precorrin-5B (C(1))-methyltransferase CbiD; the encoded protein is MPQSIAAQSGYTLPVFACASAIAAVETLLTGNCPDVVALELLEPAITAEITIEQGALLGQHRALAISRSEPGNNLDLTRHTPVWAEVEFTPGEGKLIIQGGEGIGKQLDREGQAAIYSYAQRLLHHHLQPRINEDQNLAVTLILPLGRTLATRTSNAAFGVVEGLSLLGTSGIAQPLSAPDQLAEFQRHLTSLAQQHQCLVFCLGENGLDLARQWGVPLDQMVKTANWLGSLLVSAAAVGVQEILLLGYHGKLIKLAGGIFHTHHHLADGRLEILTAQAVQGSLPYPLVQELGQAPTTEAGLKLLRQWQTEQNYPWVSKIYQAMAGTIDRRSEEYVYKVSQHRLKVGSLLFDGDRLPVVISAQGQAMADKLGLTMPETYRPA
- a CDS encoding glycosyl hydrolase family 57, with protein sequence MVSIVERTKLDLPPIAGQEAEILAVVNDNKPVFLHQTNLRLEDLQSACACALHMHQPTIPAGQDGALISNLQYMFEHPGEGDNHNADPFAWCYRRLGEIIPRLVAEGANPRIMLDYSGNLLWAFQQMGRHDILDDLKRLACDAQYQPYVEWLGTMWSHAVVPSTPIPDLKLHILAWQQHFADIFGVEALQRVKGFSPPEMHLPNHPDTLFEYVKALKECGYRWLMVQEHSVENLDGSGLSGDQKYIPNRLVARNSKGDEVSIVALIKTQGSDTKLVAQMQPYYEALGRGKQPVGSHQIPACVTQIADGENGGVMMNEFPPAYEQATRKMAENGGKSGTVAINGTEYLELLEAAGVQESEFPAIQAIQQHKIWQRVNPESPSHELVEAAIADLKATDHQFTMDGASWTNDLSWVQGYENVLEPMNQLSAKFHQKFDRLVAEGPSVTQQQDYQNALLYLLLVETSCFRYWGQGTWTDYARELYRRGEEALA
- a CDS encoding NAD-dependent epimerase/dehydratase family protein; translation: MRILIMGGTRFIGIHLCRVLVAQGHEVVLFNRGNRPDPVNGLAQIHGDRRVPEQLREKLEKEEFDVIFDNNGRELSDTQPLVDLYNGRVKQFVYMSSAGVYQASSQMPHRETDAVDPQSRHKGKFETERYLAQSGIPWTAIRPTYIYGPHNYNALESWFFDRLVRGRAIPIPGNGQYITQLGHVEDLAIAMAKTIVTPAAIGQIYNISGDRYVTMNGLAQACASAAGLDPQGVKLVHYDPKDFDFGKRKAFPLRQQHFFADIQKAQHHLDWHPNYDLVEGLKNSFQLDYLPSSKGEEKGDFDLDEQILAFS
- a CDS encoding GNAT family N-acetyltransferase, yielding MDRSEVALAVDWAAAEGWNPGHQDADCFYQGDRRGFLLGLLAGEPIATISAVKYNEEFGFLGFYIVKPEYRGQGYGWQIWQRALAHLNGCNIGLDGVLAQQANYQKSGFNLAYRNIRYQGLAGGQSPPSSHLVSLNAIAWEDVLAYDRQCFPAPREEFLRMWCHQPGHQAIAYQENGILWGYGVLRPCQVGYKIGPLFADTPEVAEALFLALKAIPAAENTIYLDVPEPNQASSALAEKYGLQIVFETARMYTGQAPPIALDKIYGVTSFELG
- a CDS encoding DUF3782 domain-containing protein, translating into MATTADEVWTLLGQLIESQKETDRRMKETDRQIKELGKQIGGLGKKFGSFTEGLALPSMERILQERFGMEVISPSVRASKGGQHLEIDVLAYANSDINTAYVVEVKSHPREESITQLKNLLQKFRIFFPEHKDKKLYGILVAVDWSGDLKQQALREGLYVARIHDGVFELAETPADFQPKLW
- a CDS encoding ATP-dependent DNA helicase RecQ; this encodes MADRQSLEDALRRIWGYDHFRYPQGEVIDCLLARRDCLVVLPTGGGKSICFQLPALLGKGLTLVISPLVALMEDQVQSLRRQNLPAACLHSQLSRPEKKQVLHQLGQQQLKLLYLSPETLLSEPVWNLLRQPQIKLQGLMLDEAHCLVQWGDSFRPAYRRLGALRRGLGRDKGQIPLAAFTATADRQQQDLIIAGLNLRSPECFQVSPHRPQLQLKVKTVLSEYCRRQQLRRFLLKHLQETGLVYVRTRTMAINLAQWLQERGFDSEAYHGGLGAHQRRQLEQKWLTGKISSVVCTNAFGLGIDKPDTRWVLHYQAPLMLMDYLQEVGRAGRDLQPSECLTLISEPTGWLDSGDRQLRQYFLSQASKYLQRAEVLSKQIPPQGNLRELKSHFPDLEMALAWLHRRGHLEWLDPFNYRIATDNNQTNTLEELKNQYRLMTQYLTTPRCRWQTILATFGADSLEARKPCGTCDNCLAKRRRFSGV